A region of Faecalibacterium taiwanense DNA encodes the following proteins:
- a CDS encoding ABC transporter ATP-binding protein, translating to MAGQNAAPLLKVEGLKQYFRVSKSYTVKAVDNVSFEIYPGETYGLVGESGSGKSTIGRSVIRLYDPTAGKITFDGHDISGRLSRVQNDTLRTQMQMIFQDPMASLNPRKKVEDIIGEGLDIHHMYKTREERREKVEKILAKVGLAPEHAERYPHQFSGGQRQRVGIARALIMNPKLIIADECISALDVSIQAQVVNLMKDIQQETGTAYLFIAHDLSMVKYISDRIGVLHLGHLLETGTTEEIFENPIHPYTRSLLSAIPLPNPVVEKRRVAETYDYATSGIDYNKGTDHHVSGSHYVKCTDEEFAKWCK from the coding sequence ATGGCAGGACAGAATGCTGCTCCGCTGTTGAAGGTCGAGGGCCTGAAGCAGTATTTCCGCGTGAGCAAGAGCTATACCGTCAAGGCTGTGGACAATGTCAGCTTTGAGATCTATCCCGGCGAGACCTATGGTCTGGTGGGCGAGTCCGGTTCCGGCAAGTCCACCATCGGCCGCAGCGTCATCCGCCTGTATGACCCCACTGCCGGCAAGATCACCTTTGATGGGCATGATATCAGCGGCAGGCTGAGCCGCGTGCAGAACGATACGCTGCGCACCCAGATGCAGATGATCTTTCAGGACCCCATGGCATCCCTGAACCCCCGCAAGAAGGTGGAGGATATCATCGGCGAGGGTCTGGACATCCACCACATGTACAAGACCCGCGAAGAGCGCCGCGAAAAGGTGGAGAAAATTCTGGCCAAGGTGGGCCTTGCGCCCGAACATGCCGAGCGCTATCCCCACCAGTTCTCTGGCGGCCAGCGCCAGCGCGTGGGCATTGCCCGCGCCCTCATCATGAACCCCAAGCTCATCATCGCAGATGAGTGCATCTCGGCGCTGGACGTGTCCATTCAGGCGCAGGTGGTCAACCTGATGAAGGATATCCAGCAGGAGACCGGCACGGCCTACCTGTTCATTGCGCATGACCTTTCCATGGTCAAGTACATCTCGGACCGCATCGGCGTGCTGCATCTGGGCCACCTGCTGGAGACGGGTACGACCGAAGAGATCTTCGAGAATCCCATCCACCCCTACACCCGCAGCCTGCTGTCGGCCATCCCGCTGCCGAACCCCGTGGTGGAAAAACGCCGCGTGGCTGAGACCTACGACTACGCCACTTCCGGCATCGATTACAACAAGGGCACCGATCACCATGTGAGCGGCAGCCACTATGTCAAGTGCACCGACGAAGAGTTTGCAAAATGGTGTAAATGA
- a CDS encoding ABC transporter ATP-binding protein, whose amino-acid sequence MPENKKEQVLSVRDLDITFKTTAGPVHAIRGVNIDLYKGETVALVGESGSGKSVTMKAAMGILAQNAIVNSGSIQFSYHHADGSPETVDLLQKDKKWIRRHINGKRIAMVFQDPMTSLDPTMPIGKQIMEGMLWHYKMPKDAAYKKAVQLLEEVGITDAEKRMKSYPHQLSGGMRQRVVIAIALACDPDLLICDEPTTALDVTIQAKILELIRSIQRERGISVIYITHDLGVVAKVADYVDVMYAGKIVETGTIDEIFYEPRHPYTWGLLSAMPDLDTADDRLYTIPGSPPNLLHEKQGDAFAPRNHFALNIDDEVDPPMFKISDTHYAATWLLDPRAPKVDMPPELAQRIARMRAEAEKIKEAE is encoded by the coding sequence ATGCCTGAAAACAAAAAAGAACAGGTCTTGTCGGTGCGAGACCTTGATATCACCTTTAAGACCACCGCAGGCCCGGTGCACGCCATCCGCGGCGTGAACATCGACCTGTACAAGGGCGAAACAGTGGCGCTGGTGGGCGAATCTGGCTCCGGCAAGTCCGTTACCATGAAGGCCGCCATGGGCATTCTGGCCCAGAACGCCATTGTGAACAGCGGCTCCATCCAGTTCAGCTACCATCACGCCGACGGCAGCCCCGAGACGGTGGACCTGCTGCAGAAGGACAAAAAGTGGATCCGCCGCCACATCAACGGCAAGCGCATCGCCATGGTGTTCCAGGACCCCATGACCAGCCTTGACCCCACCATGCCCATCGGCAAGCAGATCATGGAGGGCATGCTGTGGCACTACAAGATGCCCAAGGATGCCGCCTACAAAAAGGCTGTGCAGCTGCTGGAAGAGGTGGGCATCACCGATGCCGAAAAGCGCATGAAGAGCTACCCGCACCAGCTGTCCGGCGGTATGCGCCAGCGCGTGGTCATTGCCATTGCACTGGCCTGCGACCCCGACCTGCTGATCTGTGACGAGCCCACCACGGCACTGGATGTGACCATTCAGGCCAAGATCCTGGAGCTGATCCGCAGCATCCAGCGTGAGCGCGGCATCTCGGTCATTTACATCACCCATGATCTGGGCGTTGTGGCAAAGGTGGCCGATTATGTGGACGTGATGTACGCGGGCAAGATCGTAGAGACCGGCACCATCGATGAGATCTTCTACGAGCCGCGCCACCCCTACACATGGGGCCTGCTTTCCGCCATGCCCGATCTGGACACCGCAGACGACCGTCTGTACACCATTCCGGGTTCGCCGCCGAACCTGCTGCATGAGAAGCAGGGCGATGCCTTTGCGCCGCGCAACCACTTTGCCCTGAACATCGACGACGAAGTGGACCCGCCCATGTTCAAGATCAGCGACACCCACTATGCAGCTACATGGCTGCTGGACCCCCGCGCACCCAAGGTGGACATGCCGCCTGAGCTTGCTCAGCGCATTGCCCGCATGCGTGCCGAGGCAGAAAAGATCAAGGAGGCGGAATAA
- a CDS encoding ABC transporter permease, with product MAEKAIHLGGEATADAIVSAVDTMYSERTFNEKDFVLKHNDAEIAMDSNFAAQSFWKDVRVRFFRKKSAVLGLILVVFIVLLAAFGPGMNEYTYSGQELSQKNFAPRVQMLENFGIFNGDEKMSTTTGSKTVNAYVEKGKEDVYYWFGSDTYGRDIWTRTWEGARVSLIIAVAAAIIDMVIGMSYGLISGYFGGKVDMMMQRFLEVANGIPRLVIVTLLLLVLKPGMITIIFALMLTEWVGMSRIARAEMLKLKDQEFVLASRTLGAGSFFIIFKEVLPNIIGPIITQVMFSIPTAIFTEAFLSFVGLGIPVPQCSLGSLISELYNSFTTHPYQIIPPMVVMSLLMMSFNLVADGLREALDPKMKSM from the coding sequence ATGGCAGAAAAAGCGATTCACCTGGGCGGCGAAGCCACGGCTGATGCCATCGTCAGCGCAGTGGATACCATGTATTCCGAGCGTACCTTCAACGAGAAGGACTTTGTGCTCAAGCATAACGACGCAGAGATCGCAATGGACTCGAACTTTGCCGCACAGAGCTTCTGGAAGGATGTGCGGGTGCGCTTCTTCCGCAAAAAGAGCGCGGTGCTCGGCCTGATCCTCGTGGTCTTTATCGTGCTGCTGGCGGCATTTGGCCCCGGCATGAACGAGTATACCTACTCCGGTCAGGAGCTGAGCCAGAAAAACTTTGCGCCCCGCGTGCAGATGCTGGAGAACTTCGGCATCTTCAACGGTGACGAGAAAATGAGCACCACCACCGGTTCCAAGACAGTGAATGCCTATGTGGAAAAGGGCAAGGAGGATGTCTACTACTGGTTCGGCAGCGACACCTATGGCCGCGATATCTGGACCCGTACCTGGGAGGGTGCCCGCGTGTCCCTGATCATCGCGGTTGCCGCCGCCATCATCGATATGGTCATCGGCATGAGCTACGGCCTGATCTCCGGCTACTTTGGCGGCAAGGTGGATATGATGATGCAGCGTTTTCTGGAAGTTGCCAACGGCATCCCCCGTCTGGTGATCGTCACGCTGCTTCTGCTGGTGCTCAAGCCCGGCATGATCACCATTATCTTTGCCCTGATGCTCACCGAGTGGGTGGGCATGAGCCGCATTGCCCGCGCTGAGATGCTCAAGCTGAAGGATCAGGAGTTCGTGCTGGCCTCCCGCACGCTTGGCGCAGGCAGCTTCTTCATCATTTTCAAGGAAGTGCTGCCCAACATCATCGGACCCATCATCACGCAGGTCATGTTCAGCATCCCCACCGCAATTTTCACCGAGGCATTCCTGTCCTTTGTGGGTCTGGGCATCCCGGTGCCGCAGTGCTCGCTGGGTTCTCTGATCAGCGAGCTGTACAACAGCTTTACCACCCATCCTTATCAGATCATCCCGCCGATGGTGGTCATGAGCCTGCTGATGATGAGCTTCAACCTCGTGGCCGACGGCCTGCGCGAGGCTCTGGACCCCAAGATGAAGAGTATGTAA
- a CDS encoding ABC transporter permease, producing the protein MKKYTLKRIITSLFTLLAILLVLFILMQLMPGSPFNDEKLTPEMRASLYAKYGLDQPIYVQFFRYVTNMLRGDFGVSYNISKNTPISQLIQSRLPISIRVGGMAVTLGAIVGLVLGIIAALKRDTIFDTLATIISVIGVSVPSYVIALALSYTFGFKLKWFPMLFSAKDVFGSSVLPSISLSMFTMASIARFTRSEMIEVLDSDYMLLAESKGISGPALIFRHALRNALIPIITVLAPLIVDLMTGSLVVEKIFAIPGVGSLLVTAIQSNDYNVVISLSFIYSAMYIGIMLVVDLLYGIIDPRIRLAKGDD; encoded by the coding sequence GTGAAAAAATACACGCTCAAGCGTATTATCACTTCGTTGTTTACGCTGCTGGCCATCCTGCTGGTGTTGTTCATCCTCATGCAGCTGATGCCCGGTTCGCCCTTCAACGATGAAAAGCTGACGCCGGAAATGCGCGCGTCCCTGTACGCAAAGTACGGTCTGGATCAGCCTATCTATGTGCAGTTCTTCCGCTATGTGACCAACATGCTGCGCGGTGACTTCGGTGTCAGCTACAATATCTCCAAGAACACGCCCATCTCCCAGCTGATCCAGTCCCGTCTGCCCATTTCCATCCGTGTGGGCGGCATGGCTGTCACACTGGGTGCCATCGTGGGCCTTGTGCTCGGCATCATTGCAGCCCTCAAGCGGGACACCATCTTCGACACTCTGGCCACCATCATCTCGGTCATCGGCGTGTCGGTGCCGTCTTACGTGATCGCACTGGCCCTGAGCTATACCTTTGGCTTCAAGCTCAAGTGGTTCCCCATGCTGTTCTCCGCAAAGGACGTGTTCGGCTCCAGTGTGCTGCCCAGCATCTCGCTGTCCATGTTCACCATGGCTTCCATTGCCCGCTTTACCCGCAGTGAAATGATCGAGGTTCTGGACTCCGATTATATGCTGCTGGCCGAGAGCAAGGGCATTTCCGGCCCGGCGCTGATCTTCCGCCACGCGCTGCGCAACGCGCTGATCCCCATTATCACCGTGCTGGCCCCGCTGATCGTGGACCTGATGACCGGCTCGCTGGTGGTGGAGAAGATCTTCGCCATTCCCGGCGTGGGCAGCCTGCTGGTGACGGCCATCCAGTCCAACGACTACAATGTGGTCATCAGCCTGAGCTTCATCTACAGTGCCATGTACATTGGCATCATGCTGGTCGTTGACCTGCTGTACGGCATCATCGACCCGCGCATCCGCTTGGCAAAGGGGGACGACTGA
- a CDS encoding peptide ABC transporter substrate-binding protein, producing the protein MKFDRRISRRSFLAAAGVSAAALALTACGGSSSTAASGSTAASGAAASAEGGVLNVMLETEVQSLDPQLATDGTSFEVIANYTDGLMQMDANGAAVEALAESYELSEDGKTYTFHLKDAKWSNGDAVTAADFVFGWQRAVDPANASEYAYMLSDIGQVVNAAEIIAGSKPVTDLGITAVDDKTLKVELNVPVSYFLSLMYFPTFYPMNQKFFESCGDTYGTSADTVLSNGAFVLTSYEPAATAFELVKNADYYDADRIALDGLNYQVIKDSQQALMSYQNGDLDITLLNGEQVEQVKDDPEFTSVGAGYLWYISPNMDAVPELANLNLRRAITFALDRDSITNDVLKDGSSPAYTAVPAQFATGPDGSDFSADQTKFAEFCAYDPDKAAEYYEQAKAELGKDSFSFTMVVDADDAPQKVAQVVQEQLQTTLPGFTLELKVEPKKQRVQDMQDGNFEIGLTRWGPDYADPMTYLGMWVTGNSNNYGLWSDADYDAIIAECTTGDLCTDPEGRWEAMYDAESIVLEQAAIFPLYGQCNAEMISSAVTGVDFHPVALNRVYKDAKKSV; encoded by the coding sequence ATGAAATTCGATCGTCGTATTTCTCGCCGCAGCTTCCTGGCTGCTGCAGGCGTATCGGCTGCTGCACTGGCTCTGACTGCCTGCGGCGGCTCTTCCAGCACCGCTGCTTCCGGCTCCACCGCTGCTTCTGGTGCAGCCGCCTCTGCTGAGGGCGGTGTGCTGAACGTCATGCTGGAGACCGAAGTCCAGTCTCTGGACCCCCAGCTGGCTACCGACGGCACCTCCTTTGAGGTCATCGCCAACTACACCGACGGCCTGATGCAGATGGATGCGAACGGTGCAGCCGTGGAGGCTCTGGCAGAGAGCTATGAGCTGAGCGAGGACGGCAAGACCTACACCTTCCACCTGAAGGATGCAAAGTGGTCCAATGGCGATGCCGTTACCGCAGCCGACTTCGTGTTTGGCTGGCAGCGTGCTGTTGACCCCGCAAACGCATCTGAGTATGCCTACATGCTGAGCGATATCGGTCAGGTGGTCAACGCCGCCGAGATCATTGCAGGCAGCAAGCCCGTCACCGATCTGGGCATCACCGCTGTGGACGACAAGACCCTGAAGGTGGAGCTGAACGTTCCGGTCAGCTACTTCCTGAGCCTGATGTATTTCCCCACCTTCTACCCCATGAACCAGAAGTTCTTTGAGAGCTGCGGCGATACTTACGGCACCAGCGCAGACACCGTGCTGTCCAACGGTGCATTCGTGCTGACCAGCTATGAGCCGGCCGCCACCGCTTTTGAGCTGGTGAAGAACGCCGACTACTACGATGCTGACCGCATTGCTCTGGACGGCCTGAACTATCAGGTCATCAAGGACAGCCAGCAGGCTCTGATGAGCTATCAGAACGGCGATCTGGACATCACCCTGCTGAACGGTGAGCAGGTCGAGCAGGTCAAGGACGACCCCGAGTTCACCAGCGTGGGCGCCGGCTACCTGTGGTACATCAGCCCCAACATGGACGCTGTGCCGGAGCTGGCAAACCTGAACCTGCGCCGTGCCATCACCTTTGCACTGGATCGTGATTCCATCACCAATGACGTGCTGAAGGACGGCTCTTCTCCCGCCTACACCGCAGTGCCCGCACAGTTCGCCACCGGCCCGGACGGCAGCGATTTCAGCGCCGACCAGACCAAGTTTGCAGAGTTCTGCGCATACGATCCCGACAAGGCTGCAGAGTATTACGAGCAGGCCAAGGCTGAGCTGGGCAAGGATTCCTTCTCCTTCACCATGGTCGTCGATGCCGACGATGCTCCTCAGAAGGTCGCTCAGGTCGTTCAGGAGCAGCTGCAGACCACCCTGCCCGGCTTCACTCTGGAGCTGAAGGTAGAGCCCAAGAAGCAGCGCGTGCAGGATATGCAGGACGGCAACTTTGAGATCGGCCTGACCCGCTGGGGCCCCGACTACGCCGATCCCATGACCTATCTGGGCATGTGGGTCACCGGCAACTCCAACAACTACGGTCTGTGGAGCGACGCTGACTACGATGCCATCATCGCAGAGTGCACCACCGGTGATCTGTGCACCGATCCCGAGGGTCGCTGGGAAGCCATGTATGACGCTGAGTCCATCGTGCTGGAGCAGGCCGCCATCTTCCCGCTGTATGGTCAGTGCAACGCCGAGATGATCTCTTCTGCTGTGACCGGCGTGGACTTCCACCCGGTTGCTCTGAACCGCGTCTACAAGGACGCAAAGAAGAGCGTCTGA
- the rny gene encoding ribonuclease Y produces MSTIIWIVILIVALAAGIGAGYFIGYNNRKKTAEAQIGSAEAEATRLVNEAIKTAEQKRKEAVLEAKDEAFKLKAEVDAQKAEADKEIKQRRAEISRQENRIDQKETALDRKTEVLEKKEEELKKRAAEAEERLAEIDALRAKEMERLETLAGLSQEDAREVLLHKVDEELTHEKAVRVAAYETDLKENCDNIARNLIGQAVSRCAADHCSETTVSVVPLPSDEMKGRIIGREGRNIRALETATGVDLIIDDTPEAITLSSFDQTRREVARMTLERLIGDGRIHPARIEETVEKCRHELELQMKREGERAVMELGIHGLHPDLIKLIGRLKYRTSFGQNALTHSMEVAWVAGLLAGEMGVNVTMARRAGLLHDIGKALDHEIEGSHVQIGVDICRKYKENTQIIHAIEAHHGDVEPKTPLAFIIQAADAISAARPGARRENVESYVKRLENLEEISSSFEGVEQAFAVQAGREVRIMVKPDVISDDQVILLARSIAKKIEDTLDYPGQIKVNVIRESRAVEYAK; encoded by the coding sequence ATGTCCACGATCATCTGGATCGTGATCTTGATCGTCGCGCTTGCTGCGGGCATCGGTGCAGGCTATTTTATTGGTTACAACAACCGTAAAAAGACCGCCGAAGCCCAGATCGGCAGCGCGGAAGCCGAGGCCACCCGTCTGGTGAACGAAGCAATCAAGACCGCAGAACAGAAGCGCAAGGAAGCGGTTCTGGAAGCAAAGGACGAGGCCTTCAAGCTGAAGGCCGAGGTGGATGCCCAGAAGGCAGAAGCCGATAAGGAGATCAAGCAGCGCCGTGCGGAGATCAGCCGTCAGGAGAACCGCATCGACCAGAAGGAAACCGCCCTCGACCGCAAGACCGAGGTACTGGAAAAGAAGGAAGAGGAGCTGAAAAAGCGCGCCGCTGAGGCCGAGGAGCGTCTGGCCGAGATCGACGCTCTGCGCGCCAAGGAGATGGAGCGTCTGGAGACGCTGGCCGGTCTGAGTCAGGAGGACGCCCGCGAGGTGCTGCTGCACAAGGTGGACGAGGAGTTGACCCACGAAAAGGCCGTGCGCGTTGCCGCCTACGAGACCGACCTGAAGGAAAACTGCGACAACATCGCACGCAACCTGATCGGTCAGGCCGTCAGCCGCTGCGCTGCCGACCACTGCAGCGAGACCACCGTCAGCGTGGTGCCGCTGCCCAGCGACGAAATGAAGGGCCGCATCATCGGCCGCGAGGGCCGCAACATCCGCGCTCTGGAGACCGCGACCGGCGTGGACCTGATCATCGACGATACCCCGGAGGCCATCACCCTGTCCTCCTTCGACCAGACCCGCCGCGAGGTGGCCCGCATGACGCTGGAACGCCTGATCGGCGATGGCCGCATCCACCCCGCCCGCATCGAGGAGACGGTGGAAAAGTGCCGCCACGAGTTGGAGCTGCAGATGAAGCGCGAGGGCGAACGTGCCGTGATGGAGCTGGGCATCCATGGCCTGCACCCCGACCTCATCAAGCTGATTGGCCGGTTGAAGTACCGCACCAGCTTTGGCCAGAACGCCCTGACCCACAGCATGGAGGTGGCATGGGTGGCCGGCCTGCTGGCAGGCGAAATGGGTGTGAATGTGACCATGGCACGCCGTGCCGGTCTGCTGCATGATATCGGCAAGGCACTGGATCATGAGATCGAGGGCAGCCATGTGCAGATCGGTGTGGATATCTGCCGCAAGTATAAGGAAAACACCCAGATCATCCATGCCATTGAGGCTCACCACGGCGACGTGGAACCCAAGACCCCGCTGGCCTTCATCATTCAGGCTGCCGATGCCATCAGCGCTGCACGCCCGGGTGCCCGCCGCGAGAACGTGGAAAGCTACGTCAAGCGTCTGGAAAATCTGGAGGAGATCTCTTCCAGCTTCGAGGGCGTGGAGCAGGCCTTTGCCGTGCAGGCAGGCCGCGAAGTGCGCATCATGGTCAAGCCCGATGTCATCAGCGACGATCAGGTGATCCTGCTGGCACGCTCCATTGCCAAGAAGATCGAGGACACGCTGGATTACCCCGGCCAGATCAAGGTCAATGTGATCCGCGAGAGCCGCGCTGTGGAGTACGCAAAATAA
- a CDS encoding tyrosine-protein phosphatase: MDIRQLHYFLVLCDEMNYSRAAQRLFLSRQALRQSISALEAELCGPLFLSAHHKLTLTDRGMSLQRHAAPVVEQFQQMQASLRAEIQSAQPVRIGISVSLVPDYLPGLETQLDKFRQQYPHVEMRFRMMDNDAVADDVEQGELDAGLVIDLGCAAPVLARTTLRADPACLLVPRGHAFWDKESIPLAELRGQRVLLPSLRQDLFSPLWSACARLGFAPNAEIGPSFYQAYYLVQEQLCTCLTRYEPGARRELDRVRDVLLEDLPPLCVSLVQRRDHSSAYIDLLRSYLMEVLGGSASLPPRRGRPAKPFYNFPVLSSAAAKAAPAHPVPGTQLDFAGGTNFRELGGYEADEGKHIKWGQIWRGIPTCKLTGEADRAKLDALGLRLILDLRSSGEVQKEPDYVPDGARLVQICGLCAEDGHEISFAPDDIAALMKGYEESADGSTFVQAMYERMLFGNKAFKELFRALEAGETPILFHCSAGKDRTGVAAMLILLALGASDETICADYERTNLCRKAEIDAVLAEHAEEIAANPACRMRYYRKAGVDPATAPFVLRTIRAKYGSAENYLEAEYGLTPARLMRLRRMYLE; the protein is encoded by the coding sequence ATGGATATCCGCCAGCTGCACTACTTTCTGGTATTGTGCGATGAAATGAATTACAGCCGCGCGGCACAGCGGCTGTTTTTGTCACGGCAGGCACTGCGGCAGAGCATCTCTGCGCTGGAAGCCGAGCTGTGCGGGCCGCTGTTCCTCAGCGCCCACCACAAGCTCACCCTTACCGACCGCGGCATGAGCCTGCAGCGCCATGCCGCGCCGGTGGTGGAGCAGTTCCAGCAGATGCAGGCATCCCTGCGGGCCGAGATCCAGTCGGCGCAGCCGGTGCGCATCGGCATCAGCGTGTCGCTGGTGCCGGACTACCTGCCCGGATTGGAGACCCAGCTGGACAAGTTCCGCCAGCAGTATCCCCATGTGGAGATGCGCTTCCGCATGATGGACAACGATGCGGTGGCGGACGATGTGGAGCAGGGGGAGCTGGACGCGGGTCTGGTCATCGATCTGGGCTGCGCTGCGCCGGTACTGGCCCGCACCACCCTGCGGGCAGACCCTGCCTGCCTGCTGGTGCCCCGGGGGCACGCGTTCTGGGATAAGGAGAGCATCCCGCTGGCAGAGCTGCGCGGTCAGCGGGTGCTGCTGCCCAGCTTGCGGCAGGATCTGTTCAGCCCGCTGTGGTCGGCCTGCGCCCGGTTGGGCTTTGCGCCGAATGCGGAGATCGGCCCCAGCTTTTATCAGGCCTATTATCTTGTGCAGGAGCAGCTTTGCACCTGTCTGACCCGCTATGAACCGGGAGCCAGACGGGAACTGGACCGTGTGCGGGATGTGCTGCTGGAAGATCTGCCCCCGCTGTGCGTCTCACTGGTGCAGCGGCGGGATCATTCCTCTGCCTACATCGACCTGCTGCGCAGCTACCTGATGGAGGTGCTGGGCGGTTCGGCCAGCCTGCCGCCCCGCCGCGGACGGCCCGCAAAGCCGTTCTACAATTTCCCGGTGCTGTCCAGCGCTGCGGCAAAGGCTGCACCGGCCCACCCGGTGCCCGGCACCCAGCTGGATTTTGCCGGCGGCACCAACTTCCGGGAGCTGGGCGGTTACGAAGCCGACGAGGGCAAGCATATCAAGTGGGGCCAGATCTGGCGCGGCATCCCTACCTGCAAGCTCACCGGTGAGGCCGACCGCGCGAAGCTGGACGCGCTGGGCCTGCGCCTGATCCTTGATCTGCGCAGCAGCGGGGAAGTGCAGAAAGAACCGGACTACGTACCGGACGGTGCACGTCTGGTGCAGATCTGCGGCTTGTGCGCCGAGGACGGCCACGAGATCTCCTTTGCGCCGGATGATATCGCCGCCCTGATGAAGGGCTATGAAGAAAGCGCCGACGGCAGCACCTTCGTGCAGGCTATGTACGAGCGGATGCTGTTTGGCAACAAGGCGTTCAAGGAGCTGTTCCGTGCGCTGGAAGCAGGCGAGACCCCCATCCTGTTCCACTGCTCGGCCGGCAAGGACCGCACCGGCGTGGCGGCCATGCTCATTCTGCTGGCACTGGGCGCTTCGGATGAGACGATCTGTGCGGACTATGAGCGCACGAACCTCTGCCGCAAGGCTGAGATCGACGCAGTGCTGGCGGAGCACGCCGAAGAGATCGCGGCAAACCCGGCCTGCCGGATGCGCTATTACCGCAAGGCGGGCGTGGACCCGGCAACCGCACCCTTTGTGCTGCGCACCATCCGCGCAAAATACGGCAGCGCCGAGAACTATCTGGAAGCCGAATACGGCCTGACCCCTGCGCGCCTGATGCGGCTGCGCAGGATGTATCTGGAATAA
- the nagB gene encoding glucosamine-6-phosphate deaminase — protein MKIIRAKDYADMSRKAANIISAQVIMKPDCVLGLATGGTPVGTYAQLVDWYNKGDIDFSEVTTVNLDEYRGLPKEHPESYWSFMHRNLFDKVNIDPAKINLPDGTNPDAEDACAKYNQIIHAVGGIDLQLLGIGHDGHIGFNEPGEAFELETHCVNLTPETIEANKRFFDGNVDLVPKQAYTMGIKTIMQARKVLMVANGKGKAEIVKKAFFGPVTPEVPASILQMHPDFTLVGDEEALSLI, from the coding sequence ATGAAGATCATTCGTGCAAAAGATTATGCGGATATGTCCCGCAAGGCAGCCAATATCATTTCGGCACAGGTCATTATGAAGCCGGACTGTGTACTGGGTCTTGCCACCGGCGGCACCCCGGTGGGCACTTATGCCCAACTGGTGGACTGGTACAACAAAGGCGACATCGATTTTTCTGAGGTGACCACCGTCAATCTGGACGAGTACCGCGGCCTGCCCAAGGAGCACCCGGAAAGCTACTGGAGCTTCATGCACCGCAACCTGTTCGACAAGGTGAACATCGACCCTGCAAAGATCAACCTGCCGGACGGCACCAATCCCGATGCAGAGGATGCCTGCGCAAAGTACAACCAGATCATCCACGCTGTGGGCGGCATCGACCTGCAGCTGCTGGGCATCGGCCACGACGGCCACATCGGCTTCAATGAGCCGGGCGAAGCCTTTGAGCTGGAGACCCACTGCGTGAACCTGACCCCCGAGACCATTGAGGCAAACAAGCGCTTCTTTGACGGCAATGTGGATCTGGTGCCCAAGCAGGCTTATACCATGGGCATCAAGACCATCATGCAGGCACGCAAGGTGCTCATGGTGGCAAACGGCAAGGGCAAGGCCGAGATCGTCAAGAAGGCATTCTTTGGCCCCGTCACTCCGGAGGTGCCCGCAAGCATCCTGCAGATGCATCCGGACTTCACGCTGGTGGGCGACGAGGAAGCTCTGAGCCTGATCTGA
- the sdaAA gene encoding L-serine ammonia-lyase, iron-sulfur-dependent, subunit alpha, with the protein MDFKSAKELLDMCEENQLPISEVMRQRECILGEVPRDAVDHRMAKAWEIMHASATQPLKKPIKSMGGLIGGEAKKLETHYNKKKNICGDVLQKAMTYAMAVLEVNASMGLIVAAPTAGSAGVVPGMMLALQECYRISDQRIVDALFNAGAVGYLAMRNATVAGAVGGCQAEVGIASAMAASAAVELMGGNPQQCLDAASTVLMNMLGLVCDPVGGLVEYPCQNRNAAGVANALIAAELSLSGIRQLIPFDQMLDAMYAVGKRLPAELRETALGGCAATPAACAACGLCSGN; encoded by the coding sequence ATGGATTTCAAGTCCGCCAAGGAGCTGCTGGACATGTGCGAGGAAAACCAACTGCCCATTTCGGAAGTGATGCGCCAGCGGGAGTGCATTCTGGGCGAAGTGCCCCGGGATGCTGTGGACCACCGCATGGCAAAGGCATGGGAGATCATGCACGCTTCTGCCACCCAGCCGCTGAAAAAGCCCATCAAATCCATGGGCGGCCTGATCGGCGGCGAGGCCAAAAAGCTGGAAACACATTATAATAAGAAGAAAAACATCTGCGGCGACGTGCTGCAGAAGGCCATGACCTACGCCATGGCCGTGCTGGAAGTGAACGCTTCCATGGGCCTGATCGTGGCTGCACCCACCGCAGGCTCTGCAGGCGTGGTGCCGGGCATGATGCTGGCCCTGCAGGAGTGCTACCGTATCTCCGACCAGCGCATCGTGGATGCCCTGTTCAACGCCGGTGCCGTGGGCTATCTTGCCATGCGCAACGCCACCGTGGCCGGTGCCGTGGGCGGCTGTCAGGCCGAGGTGGGCATTGCGTCTGCCATGGCTGCTTCTGCCGCCGTGGAGCTGATGGGCGGCAACCCGCAGCAGTGTCTGGATGCAGCTTCCACCGTGCTGATGAACATGCTGGGCCTTGTGTGCGACCCCGTAGGCGGGCTGGTGGAGTACCCCTGCCAGAACCGCAACGCTGCCGGTGTGGCCAACGCCCTCATTGCAGCAGAACTGTCCCTGAGCGGCATCCGTCAGCTGATCCCCTTCGACCAGATGCTGGACGCTATGTACGCTGTGGGCAAGCGCCTGCCCGCCGAGCTGCGCGAGACCGCCCTTGGCGGCTGTGCCGCCACCCCCGCCGCCTGTGCCGCCTGCGGCCTGTGCAGCGGGAACTGA